The proteins below come from a single Holdemania massiliensis genomic window:
- a CDS encoding PTS sugar transporter subunit IIA, with amino-acid sequence MEICYSPLAGKAVNLDQVQDEMFSQRMLGDGMAVQPEAREIYSPVAGEITMVYETQHAIGIKTEGGNEILLHIGIDTVMLNGTPFDTQVQVGDHVQPGDLLTIVDWNYIKEKGCDTIVPILAINHKVKLLKSKGTVKPGEALFEIEA; translated from the coding sequence ATGGAAATCTGTTATAGCCCGCTGGCAGGAAAAGCCGTGAATTTGGATCAGGTTCAGGATGAGATGTTCTCTCAGCGAATGCTGGGGGATGGCATGGCAGTCCAGCCGGAAGCCCGTGAAATTTACAGTCCGGTTGCTGGTGAAATTACGATGGTGTATGAAACGCAGCACGCAATTGGGATTAAAACCGAGGGCGGCAATGAAATTCTGCTGCACATCGGGATTGATACGGTCATGCTTAACGGTACGCCGTTTGACACTCAGGTTCAGGTTGGGGATCACGTTCAGCCCGGAGATCTGCTGACCATTGTGGATTGGAATTATATCAAAGAAAAGGGCTGCGATACGATCGTGCCGATTCTGGCAATCAACCACAAAGTAAAGCTGCTGAAAAGCAAAGGAACGGTAAAACCCGGCGAAGCTTTATTTGAAATCGAAGCGTGA
- a CDS encoding PRD domain-containing protein, with protein sequence MIIKQIYNNNVILSENEVGDEIILVGRGIAFGMSRGSKVVEGRIEKKFELQDDVGQKFKKLAQEVPYKTIMVSEEIIDYIKTQSNKRINDSIYVTLTDHIANMIERIKMGIVFDTTLLLNVKSLYKEEYRLGLKVTELLRQKLKIQIDDGEASFIALHIINAELDSNMQQMYEITAVIDEILNIVREDFQLEPENGQCDRFITHCRFFAQRVVNNEYLSTKSDMNLSTYRVFENTHPRETACIERIAERIQERYHYEVSTDEKLYIMIHLIRLTE encoded by the coding sequence GTGATCATCAAACAGATTTACAATAACAATGTCATCCTCTCGGAAAACGAAGTGGGTGATGAGATCATTTTAGTTGGCCGGGGAATAGCTTTCGGGATGTCTCGCGGAAGCAAAGTAGTAGAAGGCCGAATTGAAAAGAAGTTTGAGCTTCAGGATGACGTCGGTCAGAAATTCAAGAAGCTGGCTCAGGAAGTCCCATATAAAACGATTATGGTTTCAGAAGAAATCATTGATTATATCAAGACACAGTCCAATAAGCGGATCAATGATTCCATCTATGTTACGCTGACAGATCACATTGCCAATATGATTGAACGGATCAAAATGGGCATCGTCTTTGATACGACGCTGCTGCTGAATGTCAAGTCGCTGTATAAAGAAGAATACCGGCTCGGCTTAAAAGTGACGGAACTGCTGCGGCAGAAATTGAAGATTCAGATTGACGATGGCGAGGCCAGCTTCATCGCCCTGCACATCATCAACGCCGAACTGGATTCCAACATGCAGCAGATGTATGAAATCACCGCGGTGATCGACGAGATTCTAAATATCGTCCGGGAAGATTTCCAGCTTGAACCGGAAAATGGTCAGTGCGACCGATTCATCACGCATTGCCGCTTCTTTGCTCAGCGGGTGGTGAATAACGAATATCTCAGTACGAAGTCCGATATGAATCTGAGCACCTATCGTGTTTTTGAAAACACCCATCCGCGGGAAACGGCGTGCATCGAGCGAATCGCCGAGCGGATCCAAGAACGTTATCACTACGAAGTCAGCACCGATGAAAAACTGTACATTATGATTCATCTGATCCGGCTGACGGAATAA
- a CDS encoding PTS transporter subunit EIIC — translation MGKYEELSRKALESLGGVENITHVTHCATRLRISYARKSLVNEEGLKDLPGSAGLVNKDKQVQLIIGPGVHDAYEEFLEISGWKEGGAVAVEEEEETGPKNAMYYLNKFGNFVAPIFMPVVPAMITGGMILAMKNLLVNYFGMGVDSGTAQLMLMIFDAGFAFLPVYVGYTLASQLKMQPIMGAFLGATLIAPRFGTGTVTDFFGIGIPQVSYSSTVIPIVLGVFFMYYVQKVLKKIIPEALTFFLTPLLTMIIVVPVTLIVLGPLGNQLSGYIAAFCIWLTNTLGFIAQPILSAIYPYMVMFGLDKGLSPIGIELIANLGYNSVTGVMGFVSNICIGGTALAVATTIKDNKAQKGMIASFGVTALCGVTEPAFYGALLSRPKALIGTAIGALSAGLVAGIFGLRTFVQGGCPGYLTLLFFVDQNGGLYYVFIAILVAAIATIVSFVATKIILSRDAKKAVH, via the coding sequence ATGGGGAAATATGAAGAGTTATCCAGAAAAGCTCTGGAAAGCTTAGGCGGCGTTGAGAATATCACGCACGTCACACACTGCGCGACTCGGCTGCGGATCAGCTATGCCCGCAAGAGTCTTGTCAATGAAGAAGGTTTAAAAGATCTTCCGGGATCCGCCGGCTTAGTCAACAAAGACAAGCAGGTTCAGCTGATTATCGGCCCGGGCGTCCATGATGCCTATGAGGAATTCCTGGAAATTTCCGGATGGAAAGAAGGCGGCGCTGTCGCGGTGGAAGAAGAGGAAGAAACCGGACCGAAAAACGCCATGTACTATCTGAATAAGTTCGGCAACTTCGTCGCCCCGATCTTCATGCCGGTTGTTCCGGCAATGATTACCGGCGGTATGATCTTAGCGATGAAGAACCTGCTGGTCAACTACTTCGGTATGGGCGTCGACAGCGGCACAGCCCAGCTGATGCTGATGATCTTCGATGCCGGCTTTGCCTTCCTGCCGGTCTATGTCGGCTATACCTTAGCTTCTCAGCTGAAAATGCAGCCGATCATGGGTGCCTTCTTAGGTGCAACCCTGATTGCTCCGCGTTTTGGAACGGGAACGGTAACGGATTTCTTCGGTATCGGCATTCCGCAGGTTTCCTACAGCTCGACCGTCATTCCGATCGTGCTGGGCGTGTTCTTTATGTACTATGTGCAGAAGGTACTGAAAAAGATCATTCCGGAAGCCTTAACGTTCTTCTTAACACCGCTGTTAACGATGATCATCGTCGTTCCGGTAACTTTGATTGTTTTAGGTCCGTTAGGCAACCAGCTGTCCGGCTACATCGCCGCCTTCTGTATCTGGCTGACCAACACCCTCGGCTTTATTGCGCAGCCAATCCTGTCCGCGATCTATCCATACATGGTTATGTTCGGTCTGGATAAAGGTCTGTCCCCAATCGGTATTGAATTGATTGCCAACCTCGGCTACAACTCGGTAACCGGCGTTATGGGCTTTGTTTCCAACATCTGCATCGGCGGCACCGCTCTGGCTGTGGCGACGACGATCAAGGACAACAAGGCACAGAAGGGCATGATCGCTTCCTTCGGTGTTACCGCGTTGTGCGGCGTTACCGAACCGGCCTTCTACGGCGCGCTGCTGTCCCGTCCGAAGGCGTTGATCGGTACGGCAATCGGAGCCCTTTCGGCAGGTTTGGTCGCGGGCATCTTCGGATTGAGAACCTTTGTTCAGGGCGGCTGTCCAGGCTATCTGACACTGTTGTTCTTCGTTGATCAAAACGGCGGATTATACTATGTCTTCATCGCTATTTTGGTCGCCGCGATTGCAACGATTGTTTCCTTCGTCGCTACGAAGATTATTCTCAGCCGCGACGCGAAAAAGGCAGTTCACTAA